Part of the Listeria innocua genome is shown below.
GTTCGTTCATTGCCGGGACGATAAACATTCCGCCTGATGGTACTGGTGAGCCAATACCCCATGTCATACTAAGTCCTCCGCCAACTGCAGCCCCAAGCGTACAAGAAATAATGACGCGTATCGGATCAACGGCAGCAATCGGAATAACGCCTTCTGTAATCATACAAATTCCCATTGGAAAAGCGATTTTGATATTATCTTCTTCTGATTTTGTATATTTTCTCTTTTTAATTAATTTCGAGATTACCCAAGATAGAGTTACTCCAAATGGCGGTACCATCGAAGCTAGAATTTTTACGGCTTCTGGTTCTTTAACTCCCTCTAGCAGTAATCCATCCGCGAATAAAGAAGCTACTTTATTTACCGGTCCACCGAAATCAAATGCCGCCATAGCACCGAGCACTGCTCCGAAAACAAATCGCATGCTTCCTTGCATTCCTTGTAAGAAGCTTGTCATCGCCTCCGTGGCCCAAACGATTGGTACACCTACAACAAAATACATTAGCAATCCAATAACTAAACTACTAATAAGCGGAATAATCATCATTGGCATTAAACCTTGTGCCCACTTTGGTACTTTTAAATATTTCACTAGTATTAGTACAAAATAACCTACTAAGTACCCGCCGAGCATTCCACCCAAGAACCCTGCACCAATTGAGTTGGCGATAAGTCCCATTAACAATCCAGGAGCAATCCCTGGCCTATCTGCTATCGAATAGGCGATCGCTCCTGCAATAACTGGCGCAAGTAATCCCATACCAAGAACACCGAGAGAAACGAGTGCATCTGGAACAGAATACGGTGCTTTATAGTTTTCAATCACTTGCCCATTTGTTAAATTTCCAATGGCAATAAGTAACCCCGAGGCAACAACTAACGGTAACATATACGAAATCGCTGTAAGTGCATGTTTTTTGATTTGCAGTTTTTTCATCATGCCAGTTCACTCCCTAGTTATTTATTTCGTTGTCTATTTTATTAATAATTTGTTTTGGTGCTTTAATCGCTAAGTCTGTGGGTATTTCGACAATACGCTTCCCTTTAAAACGGTCTTTGCCACTAATTTTAATGTCAGCTGCGATAATAACGACATCCGCATTTTTTACTTGCTCTGCTGAAAGTTCGTCTTCAATCCCAATTGTTCCTTGTGTTTCAATATGAATAGTATGTCCAAGTGCAATACCAGCTTTCGTTAGTTTTTCTTTTGCGATATACGTATGCGCAATTCCTGATGTACAAGCAGCAATTCCAATAATATTCATGTCAAACTCCTCCTAATCTTGGTTTTTTGCTAACAATTTAATAAAAGCTTCTTTTGTTGGGACAGTTTGAAACTGACTTATCACCTCATCATCTGCGAGTAAAATCGCTACTTTTTGAAGCAGCTTAATGTGTGTTGTCGTAGCATCTGAATTTTTCACAGCGAAAAGGATAATGATATTGACTGGTTTATCATCAAGCGACTCCCACTCTACCGGGGTTTTTGTTCTACCGACAGCAATGGACGTATTTATGACGCTTGCTGATTTCCCGTGTGGAATTGCTACACCTTCCCCGAGCCCCGTTTTACCTTCTTCTTCGCGGTACAACACATCCGCTATAAAAGCTTTTTTGTCCGCTACTGCACCTGTTTCGACAAGTAAATCTGTTAATTCTTCAATTACTTCTAATTTTGTCGTTGCTTGTAACTCTAAATTTACAAGTGCTGGACTTATTACTTTGCTTATATCTAATTCTTGAATATCCATCGATTCGCCTCCTATAAACTTTCCATCAATTTTTTCACCATCATTTTATCTTTTTCTGTAAACATCGCGCTTACAAGTAATGAAGGGATTTCTTTTGTACTTTCTGCGTTGATTGTTGTTAGAATAAAGTCAATATTCTGATAGTCTTGCAAGCTATTTTTGAATCTAGTAGATGATAAAACGTCTACTATTTCGACATCTGGAAAAGCTTTTTGGACCTTTACTTTTAAAAGTTCTGACGTTCCGATACCGCTTGAACACATAATAATAATTCGTTTTACAAGAGGTGACTCTTCTATGTGTTTGGCGAAATAGATCGTTATATAACCGACTTCATCATCTGATATGGTATTTAACTTAAAGGTCTCCGCCACATCCCGAGCGGTTTCTTTAATAATGTCAAACAGCTGTCCGTACTCTAATTTAATATCGCTTAATAAGTTGTTTTTTATGTTTATTTGATGATTCATTCGGTTCACCATTGGCTTCATATGACTAAGTAATTCGATTTTTAATTGCTTTTTATTAATAGGCATATCGATTTTCGCGGCAACTTGATTAATATAAAAATCAGTCATTTCCTCCACGATTGGTAAAACATTACTCGAGATTAATTCAATTTCATGATTAAACCGAGAAGATATTAAGTATTGTAAAAAGTTGAATGTTTCACGCTTAGGTAATTTCATTTTTAAGTATTGTTCGATTGATTCAATGGCTTCTACAGCAATAGTATGCAATTTTTCATTTGTCACTAAGTAAGTCTCGTTTGTTTCGTCAAAATCTTCCACTTCTCCTTGGCGAAAACGATTAATTAGAATGTACAAATGGGAAAAAATATTAATATCATACGGATACGGAATGCTAATCATTAACTTATTTTCAATAATTTCCATTTGCCTAACGATAAACTGTACATCGGCATTATTGAGATTGCTGTATTCTGTCTTTAAATCGTCGTAACTAGATAAGTCTAAGTTGTTGATGACTTCATTGATTGCGATACGAATGTTTTCTTCTGTACCAACAACACGGATTTCTTTTTGCTTTTTTTCAAGAGCTAAATGGTATTTCTCGATAGATTGATTTAAAAGCGTAAAATCATTTTTTATCGAATTATAACCAACGTAATAACCTTCATATAGTTTGGCAATATTTAAGTACTTAGGTGATTTAAACAATACTTGAAGTAAAATCTTTTCACGACGCTCGGATGGTGTATAACCGAAAATATCACTGGTTGTTTCTAATTTCGCCTGAATATATGCTTTATAATTTAGTTTGTAACCGCGGCCTTTTTCCGAAATAATAATCTCTTTTTCATCAGTGGCGCTATTGATATTTTTAATTTTACGGTAAATTGTTTTAGAGGAAACTTCGAGCATTAGAGCAAGTTGATTCGCTGTTAAAAAATCATTTTTCGTTAAAAATAAGTTAATTAATGCACGCTCCGTTTTGGTTAGAAGCATTTCATCACCTCCCTCTACGGTCTATTATACACAAATAAAAGAAAACGGTTACAACAAGTTATGTCCACTACACTAGACAATTTTTTGGCAAAGATTGTGAACGTAGCTTTAGAAATAAACTTCCCTTTTAAGAAGACAATCTTCTAGTAAAACCGTATAATGAAATTTGAGAAGACTCAGAAAGGGGTGCTTTTGTGACACTTGAACTACATAATGTTACGAAGAAGTTTGGGGAAAAAATCGCAGTTAATGATTTATCTTTTCGAGTAGAACCAGGGAAAATACTCGGAATAATTGGTCAAAATGGTGCTGGTAAAACAACTACTTTCCGGCTAATTTTACATTTTTTAGAAGCAACTTCAGGAAAAATCACTTGGGATGGTAAGGAAGTAAGCAGAATAGATCCAAATATCATTGGCTACTTACCAGAAGAACGCGGTTTATATCCTAATGTTACGATTGAAGAACAATTAATTTTTTTTGCTGAACTAAAAGGTTATCCGAAGCAAAAAATAAAAGCAGAAATCGATAACTGGTTGGAACGCGCAGAAATTGTCGGTAAAAAAACGGACTTAATTAAAACATTATCCAAAGGAAATCAACAAAAAATACAACTTCTAAGCACGATCATTCATCAACCTAAACTAGTTATTTTAGATGAACCATTCAGCGGGCTGGATCCTGTTAATGCAGAGATTTTGAAAAAGTTTGTATTCGACCTGCGCGCATCCGGAGCAGCGATTATATTCTCGAGTCACCGGATGGAAAATGTGGAAGAACTTTGTGATTCTCTTTTAATGCTGAAAAAAGGAAGTACGGTGCTTCAAGGTACGACTGAATCCGTGAAATCTGTTTTTGGTCGCAAACGTATTTTGATTGAATCTACTCATAAGGCAGAAGAACTAGCTATTTTGCCTGGTGTGCTAAATGTCCAACAGCATCGTGACGGCGTTCTCCAACTTGAAATTGCTAACGAAACAGATGCAGAAAAGATTTTTGAATATGTGACAAAGGATGGCTTCATCCAAACTTTCAGCCTCCAAGCTCCAACGCTTGAAGAAATTTTCAAATGGAAAGCGGGGGAATCTAATGAGTAAATTTTGGGTGATAACAAAGCAAGTTTACAAAAGACGTGTCAAAACCAAATCATTTTTAATTTCACTTTTGTTTCCTGTTTTAATCGCCGCATTGATTGCTGGCATTCCAAAAATGGTAGACTATTTCGACTCTGCTAAAACTATTACAAAAATTGCTGTACTCTCTGATGATCCGGTTTTCGCCCAGTCGCTCGCTAAAGACAAGAGCCATTTTAAAGTAAATACTGACATTAAAGACAAAAAATCCGCCCAGTCCGCTCTAAAAAACGGTAAAATTGACGGATTCGTCTCTATTACACAAAAAAATGACACGGTTAGTGCAGTTTATACCACGCAAGAAACAGCAGGCCAAGATGTTTTAACCCGTTTAACAGAAGACCTCACCGCAACAAAGATTGCTGAAAAAGCGGCCGCCTATAAAATCACCAATGAGCAATTACAATCAATTACTTCTCCTGTTTCAGTGACAAATGATTTAGAATCAAATAATCAATTGACTAACCATGAAAAAGACGTTATGAGCGCAGCAGTATTGATTTTAACACTTGTTATTTTTATTTTCGTTATGAGTTATGCAAATATTGTTGCTTCTGAAATCGCGACAGAGAAAGGCACACGAATAATGGAAGTTATTTTATCAAGTGTATCTGCTAGAACGCACTTATTTGCTAAACTAACAGCCATTATCTTCATGCTTCTCACCCAAATTGGCTTTTATGTCGTTTGCGGAGCCATCGTTCTTATTGCTGGACGAAATACGGATATGGTCCAAAATGTTTTAGATCAAATTGCTGTTTTTCCAGCTTACTATCTTGTTTTAAACTTAGTATTTGTTATTTTAGGTTTACTGTTATACATTTTACTCGCAGCAATGATCGGATCGATGGTGCCAAATGTAGAAACAGTAGCTCAGTTCATTTATCCAATGACAATTCTCGCTATTATTGGTTACTGGGGTTCCATTGCAGCTGCTAATGCGCCGGACAATTTACTTGTTATTATCGGCTCGTATATTCCAACTTTTTCACCGATGATGATGTTAGCGCGGATGGACTTATTATCTGTTTCAACGGTTGGTATTTTTAGTTCATTAGCAATTTTAGTCGCAAGTGTCGTTGGGGCATTTTTCTTAACTGTTCGTCTTTATCAAGGAAATGTGCTGCTTTACAGTAATGACGGCCTATGGAAAACTTGGAAAACCTCCCTTTCCTACGCGAAAAGAAAATAAAGAGAGTTGGTAAATTATGCAAATCAGACTATCTAAAAGAAAAGACTCGGCTTCAATGATTGAATTAGAACATTTAGTGTGGACGCCTGGGACGACTCCTGGTGATGTCCATTTCGATAGTGAAGCTGAATTTTTATTAAAGAATCCACCTGGCTCCAAAATAGTCGTTGAAAAAGATGAAAAAATAATTGGCATTCTCGGCTATAAATCCCCTATCCCACTGCCCTCCAATAAACATGTAGTAGAGATAGATATTGCCGTTCACCCAGATTATCAGCGCGAAGGCATCGGTCAACTTTTAATGGACAAAATGAAAGAAGTCGCACGCGAAAAAGGTTTTATAAAAATCTCGCTACGGGTGCTGTCAATTAACCAAAAGGCAATTCGTTTTTATGAAAAAAATGGTTTTAAACAAGAAGGTCGACTTGAAAAAGAGTTTATTATTCAAGGTAAGTATGTAGATGATATTTTAATGGCTTATTTCCTCTGACAAAAGACCCTATTTAAAGCTAGGACTATGACTTTATAATCATTTTTAGGATAAAGCGTTTACATTTATTTAGAACGGTTATATATAGAGTACAACGAACAAAAAAAGGTGATGCGAATGACAAAAACTTGGTGTACAAGCTGATTTTTTTCTCAGCTTTGTCATATGCCGGCAAAACGTCTGGTGAAGGATTTTAGTGTCAAGCAACTATGGTTAGTTTACAGGAGGAAGGCGAGGAGTATACGCCGCGTCAAGGACTTTACGCTAACTTAGTTGTAGGAAGACGGAATTTCGTTACGTCGCTCGTTTATCAATATTTTTTATCCTCACTACATTGGTAAATAAGCGAATAAAGTATCGTATCATTCATGGCCACTATTTAAGCAAGTTACGGGCGCTCATTTATTCGTAAGTTAGAATATCTTGAGAAGTAAGTAGCAAGACAAAGAATTCGCCTACTTGTTTGAAAATGCCTCACCGTTTTCCGAATGTTGTATGTTTATTCAGAAACATCCAGACATGGTCCGGCCCATCAGATGAGTGGCAAGACAAGCTCATCCGAAAAGAAAAACCCCGTGTGGCGAATTTGCCATACGGGGTTTTTCGATTAGGAAAATAAGATTGAGATATTTTTATCGTAGAATTTTTGAATGACTAAGTGGCATTTTTCAAAATCTTTCGCTTCTAAAGAGAGCACTAACTGTTCTAGTGAGTCTGCTAAATCTATCATAAAAGCTTCAAAACACAATTTTTCATTGTTATCCTTCATATTTAAAATTGTCTGGTTAAGAATATCGATATTTTTTTCAAGTGCTGGCATTCCAGTATAGTGAATCATACAACCGTAAAAGTTTTTCACGTGATTACTAAATACACTTATATCTTGCTCCCTAGCAGCTAGCTTAATATAAACTAACTCGTTACGAAGACACGTTGCGCATACTTCTGCGTTTTTTTCTTGAAGTTTTTGTACCGCATAATTGAGATGAAAAAAAGCTAACTTTAAACGAGATTTTTCGCGATGCTCAGCTTCACTATGAATTGCCACTGAAAAACCTTTTTCTCCAGAGTTTTTGCAAATAATACCACTTTTATGTAAACATTGGAGCGCACCAAAAGCTACTCGTTTGCTGACTTGAAATCGTTTCATGATGTCTTCTATGTCCACTTTATCGCCATTTTCCAAAGTGTTAGTCATAATCTCATTCTTGATTTCTGCGTATATAGGATCTGCAACAAATCCACTTTTTTCCATAATTTGAACCTCTTTAATTTTGATTGCTTACAATGTTATATTTTACACGAAAAAATTCCATTTAGATATGATTTTTCCGAAAAAAATGTGTACATTCTGTTACAAGAAAGATAGTTGTAACAGAAGAAATTAGCTGACATGTTGAAAAAATAACGACAATATGTATAGTTATCTTTGCAACATAAAAAGTAGGACTATACAGCCCTACTTTTTACCTGAATTTACTGCAATTCAATCGTTAAATCACCTGTTTTCAAGCGTTCCTTTTTAATTAGAAACGGTCTGACAATAAGTGCAATAACACCTGGCAAGACAACTGCTACCAAAATAAAAGCAGCCAGTGTGCTGAATCCGTAATTTGCTATTAAATAAAGTGGTGCAACAAAGGCACATAATCCGAGACCAGCGACTTCACTTGCGGCTTGGATATGGAACACCATCACGCCAAGAGGTCCAGCAATCAGTGTTGTTAGTAGTGGTACTAACATAAGGCTGGGTTTTCTAATGATGTTGGGTGTTTGTAATTTGGGTGTACAGATAAGTTGGGCAAAAAATGCACCCCAGTTATTATCTCGGTAACTTAATACCGCAAATGACACGAATTGAACCGAACAACCAATTAACGCTGCAGCACTTGCTGTTGGATCCAGTTGAAGCGCAATTGCGAGCGCAGCAGAGGAAGCCGGGCTAAGAATAAGTAGTCCAAACACAAAAGCGATAGCCATTGATGAAATCAGCGGTGAGCCACCAATTAACGAGCTAATTCCAAGACTTACAGAAGCCAAAATCGGTGCCATAATCTTTGCAAATAAAATACCGCTTAGTCCGCCCGCGAGAAGTGAAACACCAGGAATTAAAATCATATCAAATTTTGTTTTCCCAGTCACCCTTTTCCCAGTCCAAACTGCAACAATAACAGCTAAAATAGCTCCGACTGGTTCTCCGCTAGTAATAGCAACTCCACCACCAGCTAACGCCGCCACTGCCCCGCCGCCAATAACAGCAGAGGCTGCCGCGCTTATCGTCACAAGCGTATTTGCGTGCAAGCACATCGCAATACCAACACCAATTCCCGGAATTAACATCGTTTTACCAATTGCGCCAACCGTTACAAGAAATGAAAGTCCTGTCATCTGCCCAATTGTCTGCAAAAGAAGTCCAATTCCAAGCGTTACAAGAACCGCATTCGCAATCCCCATAGAAGCCTTATAGGAACGATCTATAAAATATTCTTTCATTGCTTCTCCCTTTCTAAAATGTATTCTTTCTCATTGTAATCACTAGTTAATTAAAAAGCTAGTTTTATTTACCGATTTTCCTTTAAAAATGTTAAAAAGGTTTCAGCAATTCGATTTTCAAGTCTTTGTCTGTTTTTTAGTACCGAAAACTTCCGCATTAAGCTCCCAGCCTCATTAAATGTCTGCAGTTTTCCCGCTGTAATTTCTGCTTGAACAACACACTTAGAAATAACTGTGTAGCCCATCCCTTCAAGAACCATTTGTTTAACTGCCATATTACTCCAGGCAACAACTTTTTCAGCAACATTCCAGCCATTGGTACTTAATACATGATCCAAATATTCACGCGTTCCTGAACCTTCTTCTCGCGCAATCCAAGTCGCCCCTTGCTCGATTTCTGTATGCGAACCATCTGCTCGACCAACGATACACATTTCATCATCCGAAAAAGCACTTATCTCTAAATCTTTCTTACTAACCTGGCCTTCAATCAGCCCTGTGTCCACTTGAAGAAGTTCAACTTTGTCAGCAATTTTTGCGGTATTTTCAATGATAAGTTCTATTGTAATATCCGGATAAAGGGCATGAAATTTCGCAATCACTTCTGGCAGATAATACTCTCCTATCGTAAAACTAGCACCAATGCGAAGTCGACCTTTTAAATGATGGTGATATAAACTTATTTCATCTTCCACTTGTTTATATAGTCCTTCTAATTGCTTGGCACGGTGGTATAAAATTTCTCCTGTTGCTGTTAAAATAAACTTTTTAGCCTGTCTGTATATAAGTTCTGTTTCGTAAAGCTCTTCTAATTTCTTTAATTGCAATGATACTGCGGGTTGCGAAATGTGTAATTCTTCAGCTGCTTTTGTAAAACTTTGCAATTCTACTACTCGGATATATGTTCTTAATGCCTCGTCCATCGTAACACCTCCATAAAAATAACTTATCAATAATATAATTAATATAAATTTTACTAATAAAATCAAGAATGGTAAAGTAAAAGTATAAACGAAAGGGGGATGAATATGAGTCAAATTTTATTTAAAACGAAGACTTTTTGGTATGGTATTGCGCTTACTTTCTGTATTGCTACCTTATCTTATTTTTTAGCGAAGTTACCATTTTTAATGATTCTCGGACAACTTGTAACTGCTATTTTAATTGGTATTATCATTCGTGCACTTTTCCCAGTTCCGGAAAAATGGTTTACTGGTATTCAGTTTTCCAACAAGGTCATTCTTCGTGCCGGGATTATTTTACTTGGTTTTCGCTTGAACTTAGTTGATATTTATCATGCTGGCTGGCGAGTGTTTCTAATTGCTGCCTTATGCCTAAGCTTTGGTATTACTATTGTTTATTTCTTAGCTAAACTTTTTGGAGTGGATAAAAAACTAGCTATTTTGGTCGCTTGTGGTACGGGGATTTGTGGTGCGGCTGCAGTAGTTGCGATTTCTCCACAAGTAAAAGCTGATAACAACCAAACGGCTGTCGCTGCTACGATTATTGCATTACTTGGAACTATTTTCACCGTTATCTATACGTTGATTTATCCAATTCTGCCACTTGGACCAGATGGTTATGGGATTTTTGCAGGTGCTACACTTCATGAAATTGCCCACGTTATTGCAGCTGCAGATCCAGGCGGCTCATCTGCTGTCGATATGGCGGTTATCGTTAAATTAACACGTGTAGCCTTACTTGTTCCAGTCTGCTTTGTTGTCGCAAAAATGGTTAATGCTGGGACTAAAAATCGCTTTTCATGGGCGGAACTTCCTGTACCATGGTTTATATTCGGCTTTTTAGCAACTAGTGCAATTAATAGCTTTGGGATTATTCCAACATCTGTAACCGATTTTCTTGTCATCTGTGCATATTTCCTCATTGCTATGTCAATGGGCGGACTCGGTTTAAATGTCCACTTGCCATCGTTCGGAAAAATGGGTGGAAAACCTTTTGCTGCGGCGTTAATCGGTTCTGTTTTCCTTTCAGCATTTGGTCTAGCTTTAGTACTTTTGTTTCATTTAGCAGGTTAAGATGTCCTCGTCACCTCGATTTGTGATACAATAGCAAACACGAGGTGACTATTTCATGACGAAAGCAATTTGGACTTGCCGAGCGTTCTTACTCGGATACTTTCTTGTGCTGCATTTCACTGCAGATACTTACACTTTTCTAATTTTAAATGTCGGGCTTGCTTATATACCTTTCGAAATAGCTGTATTTCTCACAAAAAAACCTCGCGTCTGGTGGATTTTTTGGCCACTAGGGATTGTTTGGCTAGTATTTTTCCCAAATGCACCGTATCTTTTAACTGATTTACTTCATTTACAACGTTTAGAAATTTACGGGGCAGAAGGAATACTTTCAACAGCACCTTGGTTATGGCGACATTTCACTTATATTATCGTCGGTGTGTTCTTTGGATTATTTATTGGATTCTGGTCTTTCGCAAAAATGCTTGCTGAAATAAGAAGACGATTTAATTGGACTAGTTTACTAAGTTATCAATTACTTTTGATTGGGTTAATTTTATTATCTAGTTATGCGATATACATTGGACGGTTCTCTCGTTTACATTCCATCCATTTACTTACGCAGCCAATTGATTCATTGCAAATTATGTTAAGTGTTTTTCACTGGCCATTTTGGAATTTTGTATTTTACTTTTCGATTATCCAATATGTAATTTATACGCTATTTAGCAGGTTTTCTAGCTCACTAAAAAACTAAAAACGTTTGTATTTTAGGAAAATTAATTTTCTTAAATACAAACGTTTTTTTAATCGATATGGAGCTTACTTCGCTCTTTTGAAAAACCTTGAGGATAACGACGCTTTAGTTTCTCGATATTTAATTCTGCTACTGTTTCCATGCTTATATCTGCCCATTTAGCAATTTGCGATACGTACCAAAGTACATCTCCTAGCTCTTTTGTTAGAGACTCCTTATCTAAATCATGTCCATGAAAAGCATATTTCTTAATCAAATCGGCAACTTCACCGGCCTCTCCAGTAATACCAAGTCCGTAATTTGTTAGTGCCTGTTCGTGTGTTGCAGCAGTTCTATTTGCTAAAATTTGATACTCTTTAAAATCCATATGTTTTCCTCCTTGCTTCTCTCACTTTCTTACTATAACAGATAATTTTTTTCCTTTGCAGTCTTGACTATTTCCAACTTATGCGAACTGGTGCTCTATCAATGCATTTCATCTTTAAAAATTTTTTATCTTTAAAGTCTTATTTTTTTCAGATAATTCCTATATAATAGAGATAAGATTTCTGAAAGGAGTTTTCAAATGAAACTAGCTGGCTTAGTGTTACTTCTGATTGGTTTGATTGGTTTTGGCTTTTCGTTTAGC
Proteins encoded:
- a CDS encoding nucleoside triphosphate pyrophosphohydrolase family protein, translating into MDFKEYQILANRTAATHEQALTNYGLGITGEAGEVADLIKKYAFHGHDLDKESLTKELGDVLWYVSQIAKWADISMETVAELNIEKLKRRYPQGFSKERSKLHID